Genomic segment of Oncorhynchus keta strain PuntledgeMale-10-30-2019 chromosome 12, Oket_V2, whole genome shotgun sequence:
taggtgtggtgaaggagagtcggaccaaactgcagcgtgtagattgcgatccatgtttaatgaacaaaaacgtaacacgaatctaaaacacaaacactacaaaacaaagaacgtaacgaaaaccgaaacagcctatactagtgaaaactaacacagacaggaacaaggacactaaggacaatcacccacgacaaactcaaagaatatggttcccaatcagagacaacgataaacacctgcctctgattgagaaccactccagacagccatagactatgctagatcaccccactagctacaatcccaatatatacacaccaaaaccccaagacaaaacacaccacaatacaaaaaccccatgccacaccctggcctgacccaatacataaagataaacacaaaatacttcgaccagggcgtgacagaaccccccccccctaaggtgcggactcccgaacgcacctcaaaacaatagggagggtccgggtgggcgtctgtccatggtggcggctccggtgggggcgtggaccccactcagtgaATGTCtttgtcccctctcctcgcgtccctggatagtccaccctcgccgccgaccatggcctagtagtcctcacccagaaccccactggactgaggagcagatcgggactgaaggacagctcgggactgaggcagctcgggactgaggggaagctcgggagtgagagaaagctcgggagtgagagaaagctcgggagtgagagaaagctcgggagtgagagaaagctagggagtgagaggaagctcaggagtgagaggaagctcaggagtgagaggaagctctggagtgagaggaagctcaggagtgagaggaagctctggagtgagaggaagctctggagtgagaggaagctcagaagtgagaggaagctcaggagtgagaggaagctcaggcaggttgatggatctaccagatcctggctggctggtggttccggcagatcctggttgactggcggatcctggctgactagcggatctggcagatcctggctgactggcggatcctggctgactggcggatcctggctgactggcggatcctggctgactggcggatcctggctgactggcagatcctggctgactggcagttctgtcgaatcctggcagactggcggatcctggcagactggcggatcctggccgactggcggatcctggccgactggtggatcctggccgactggcagttctggcgggtcctggctgaccctggcagactggcggatcctggctgactggcggatccaggctgactggcagatcctggccgactggcagatcctggccgactggcagatcctggccgactggcagttctggcggcgctgggcagactggtggcactggcggcgctgggcagactgggggcactggcggcgctgggcagactgggggcactggcggcgctgggcagactgggggcactggcggcgctgggcagactgggggcactggcgacgctgggcagactgggggctctggcggcgctgggcagactgggggcactggcggcgctgggcagactggcggcgcagggcagactggcggcgcaaGGCAGACTGGCGGCGtgggcggcgctgggcagactggcggcgctgggcagactggcggcgctgggcatactggcggcgctgggcagactggcggcgctgggcagactggcggcactggtggcgctgggcagactgaaagatctggctgctccatgctgactgtcggctctggctgctccacgctgactggcggctccttacagactggcagctccttgcagactgacagctccttacagactgacagctccttgcagactggcagctccttgcagactggcagctccttgcagactgacagctccttgcagactgacagctccttgcagactggcagctccttgcagactgacaggtccttgcagactggcagctccttgcagactggcagctccttgcagactgacagctctggctgcttcatgcagactgacatctctggctgcttcatgcagactgacaactctggctgctccatgcagactgacatctctggctgctccatgcagactgacatctctggctgctccatgtagactgacagctccttgcagactggaggctccttgcagactggcagctccttgcagactgacagctccttgcagactgacagctctggctgcttcatgcagactgacagctctggctgcttcatgcagactgacagctctggctgctccatgcagactgacatctctggctgcttcatgcagactgacaactctggctgctccatgcagactgacatctctggctgctccatgtagactgacagctccttgcagactggaggctccttgcagactggcagctccttgcagactgacagctccttgcagactgacagctctggctgcttcatgcagactgacagctctggctgcttcatgcagactgacagctctggctgctccatgcagactgacatctctggctgatccatgcagactgacatctctggctgctccatgtggcctgacagctctggcggcttcttacagactggcagctccttgcagactgacagctccttgcagactgacagctccttgcagactggcagctccttgcagactgacagctccttgcagactgacagctctggctgcttcatgcagactgacatctctggctgcttcatgcagactgacaactctggctgctccatgcagactgacatctctggctgcttcatgcagactgacatctctggctgctccatgtagactgacagctccttgcagactggcggctccttgcagactggctgctccttgcagactgacagctctggctgctccatgtggtctgacagctctggcggcttcttacagactggcagctccttgcagactgacagctccttacagactgacagctccttgcagactgacaggtctttgcagactggcagctctttgcagactggcagctccttgcagactggcagctccttgcagactgacagctctggctgcttcatgcagactgacatctctggctgcttcatgcagactgacaactctgactgctccatgcagactgacatctctggctgctccatgcagactgacatctctggctgctccatgcagactgacatctctggctgctccatgtagactgacagctccttgcagactggaggctccttgcagactggcagctccttgcagactgacagctccttgcagactgacagttctggctgcttcatgcagactgacagctctggctgcttcatgcagactgacagctctggctgctccatgcagactgacatctctggctgatccatgcagactgacatctctggctgctccatgtggtctgacagctctggcggcttcttacagactggcagctccttgcagactgacagctccttgcagactggcagctccttgcagactgacagctccttgcagactgacagctctggctgcttcatgcagactgacatctctggctgcttcatgcagactgacaactctggctgctccatgcagactgacatctctggctgctccatgcagactgacatctctggttgctccatgtagactgacagctccttgcagactggcggctccttgcagactggctgctccttgcagactgacagctctggctgctccatgcagactgacagctctggctgctccatgcagactgacagctctggctgtttcatgcaggctgacagctctggctgcttcatgcaggctgacagctctagctgcgctgaacaggcaggagaggcgaggctcactgtaggcctgatgcgtggtgctggtactggtggtcccggaccgaggacacgcacag
This window contains:
- the LOC127906300 gene encoding histone-lysine N-methyltransferase 2D-like; protein product: MDLGGDSRRGKDPGKSLEIIVAPKPSWRQQKQRGGIMRSEHGRADGSPRVSPKNVLGGGSQGVWLPGRISAQTPCAYRGARETGQAPCYAVVRTVSPVRVHSPVRYIPAPRSLGRARVGIEPGKVGQARCSRAPVRLHSPVYPVPPPHPSPPVAAPRTKLPVRVLGPGPPVPAPRIRPTVSLASPACSAQLELSACMKQPELSACMKQPELSVCMEQPELSVCMEQPELSVCKEQPVCKEPPVCKELSVYMEQPEMSVCMEQPEMSVCMEQPELSVCMKQPEMSVCMKQPELSVCKELSVCKELPVCKELSVCKELPVCKKPPELSDHMEQPEMSVCMDQPEMSVCMEQPELSVCMKQPELSVCMKQPELSVCKELSVCKELPVCKEPPVCKELSVYMEQPEMSVCMEQPEMSVCMEQPEMSVCMEQSELSVCMKQPEMSVCMKQPELSVCKELPVCKELPVCKELPVCKDLSVCKELSVCKELSVCKELPVCKKPPELSDHMEQPELSVCKEQPVCKEPPVCKELSVYMEQPEMSVCMKQPEMSVCMEQPELSVCMKQPEMSVCMKQPELSVCKELSVCKELPVCKELSVCKELSVCKELPVCKKPPELSGHMEQPEMSVCMDQPEMSVCMEQPELSVCMKQPELSVCMKQPELSVCKELSVCKELPVCKEPPVCKELSVYMEQPEMSVCMEQPELSVCMKQPEMSVCMEQPELSVCMKQPELSVCMKQPELSVCKELSVCKELPVCKEPPVCKELSVYMEQPEMSVCMEQPEMSVCMEQPELSVCMKQPEMSVCMKQPELSVCKELPVCKELPVCKDLSVCKELPVCKELSVCKELSVCKELPVCKELPVCKELSVCKELSVCKELPVCKEPPVSVEQPEPTVSMEQPDLSVCPAPPVPPVCPAPPVCPAPPVCPAPPVCPAPPVCPAPPTPPVCLAPPVCPAPPVCPAPPVPPVCPAPPEPPVCPASPVPPVCPAPPVPPVCPAPPVPPVCPAPPVPPVCPAPPVPPVCPAPPELPVGQDLPVGQDLPVGQDLPVSLDPPVSQDPPVCQGQPGPARTASRPGSTSRPGSASRPGSASLPGSASLPGFDRTASQPGSASQPGSASQPGSASQPGSASQPGSASQPGSARSASQPGSASQPGSAGTTSQPGSGRSINLPELPLTPELPLTSELPLTPELPLTPELPLTPELPLTPELPLTPELPLTPELPLTP